One Coffea eugenioides isolate CCC68of chromosome 2, Ceug_1.0, whole genome shotgun sequence genomic window, gtcGAGAGCTCAATTGCCAACAAAGCTCTTCTTCGCAGCAGCATGTTGGGCCAACCACAGCACTCGCACGTACTTTCCTACAGCTCGTCCTGCAAAAGGGTGGAAGTAAGAGAGTTAAAACAATTGAAATTTCTGATAACAAATCATCATAGTTAACTCAGCACTGAAGGATCAGACAAGCCCTTACTTTAACATTTTCCTCAGCTGCGGCAGTAACATCTTCCTTTGTTTCTGATTTGGTGTCTGCATCATCACTATCTGCTTCATCAGCAGCATCATCATCATCGCCTTCCTCAGCCTAAAAGAACAAGTTTTTCCCATTAAGAAAGTGCACGTAATAAGAACATATCACAGTTAAAATCTGGAGCAAAAAGAGTCTCTTTTGAGAACAACATTTTAGTCAGGAACTTACATCAGAATCGACTGGGTCATCCTTTGCTTCCTGAAACAAAATCAGACAGGAGTTCGAGATATAAGTTGTCTCTTCATAATCAAATGATCACTGTTCAAATAATGCAGTATAAAGGAAGTCCAAAGTCCAAACTATACAGAAATGGAATTCAAATGTACTCAAGACATCATGCAACAGAGGAAAATTAATGAAAAGTacctcctcctctctcttcttttctgcCTCATCAAAAGCAGCTTTTTCAGCCTACAACATGAACATTTTCATGTGTCAACAAGCCGACGAAAGTAATTtaaacctttttatttttttattttttgtgcatcgtttggggaaaaaaaattccACATACATCCTTATGCTTGCCCCATGTCTCTTCAGCCAACTTCTTAGCATATTCAGGATCATCAGATACCAATACATTGTCAAATAGAGTTCCAGATTTCACCTGAAGAGGACATATATTTCCATCCATCAATCAGTTGAATCCAATGAGAAGAAACAATATCTCCAACACTTGAGAAGCAATCTCACCTGCCACAGTTCAATGCCTACATACTTCAAGTTCGGGTAAACATATAGATCTGCATCATCCTTAAATTCTGCACGCATAAGCAACATTCAATCCGAGTCAACTTACACATCCATGGTTTAACAAAGTACATGGTCATTCCAAAAAGAGGGCAAACCTGGGTTATCAATCAAAGGTGCCTTCCATTTTCCCTTATAGTTAGGATTCTTGATTTTCTGATACAGAAACAATATAGTGAGAAACACAACTAGTCAATGAATCATTGCAATCAAACCCGAATTCAGATCCAACACACCTTGGCCTTCCACGGACCCTTGTATTCTGGATTGGGAATGGTTGGGGCCGTCCACTCaccatcttcttcatcatcccAGTCCTCAGGCTACAATTTGTAAACAACTCATCAGCAACATCATCACTACTCCAAACAGAGTATAGGTGCATGTTGGCAATACAGGAAACAGGATTCTAATGAAAAATACCTTCTTGGCATCAGGATCGGGAATCTCCTTAGGGATGTCATCATAACCCTGTATGAACAGAAAAAAGTGCTTCTTATCATCATTTTCTGGCTAgaataacccaaaaaaaaatggcaaacaGAAGAAAGAATTTGTTCACCTCTGGTTTCTTATCTTCAGGATCAGGAATGTATTCCTTGTCATCCCAATCTTCAGGCTGTCACAAAGGCCTAGTTAATACCATAACCACAGCAAAATATCAATTGATGTTAAtcagaaaggaaatgaaaatgcaattaCTTTCTTGGCCTCTGGATCCTTAATTTTCTTCAGTGGAAGAAGGTCCCAGTCAGAATACAAGCTACCAGTCTGCTTCTCAACATTGTCAATTAGGATGCTGTAAGTGGCATCTGGGCGTAGGATGAAGGTATAGACATGAGTGAGTTGGTCAGTTTCACATGGGACGTCCTTCTTGATTAAGTGGTTTGTTTCGTTGTAGTTGAGAATGGCATGAACTTTTTTGGTTGTGTACCCACAGATATCTGGTCCAAACATGATACTGAAGATAAAAGTTTTATAGAATCAACCACTGTtgaaggaattaaagaatataCAATGAAAATAACAATGATTTCTAAGGCATGACCTGTATGGGCTGTCACCACCAAATTTCTTTTGATCAACATCACCACTGAGTAGTTTCATGTAGCCACCACCACAGTCAAGCTTCTGTTCATGCTTCACGGAGAATTGGAACACTAAGGTTTTATCCTTGTTGCTGAACTCAGGGAACTCAGCTGAAATGGCATAGAACCTGTAGTCTTCACTGGTCTGAATACCTGCATTGGGACATCAAAGCTAAGATCCAATGTATCCTTAACTTCCAAGTTCACTTCCAAAAGTGCACCAAGAATACAGGGCAAAAAAGGTTACCTTTATCATTGGGGTCTCCATGCCATTTACCAGCAGTATAATTCCACTCTCCAGCAGTATTATCTTCCTTTTTCCAATCAGACTTTACCCACCGTTTCTCCCATCCATCTAAAAGTGTTTATCAGCACAAAGCATTTTAGTATGACAATCAAATAGAAATTGCTTGTACATTCATTTTAGTACAAAAATCAAATAGAAACTGATTTTACATTTTAACAGACTTCCCTTTGGACAGAAAATGATATCTAAGAAAGCTATCTACCAACATTCCTCCTTCAGTCTAGCACCAGTGGGGTGTCCAAATCACAATAACAAGCTGACATGATTCATGATTGTACATTATTCTACAGAAACATAGTCGTCCAATTGAAACAATGTGCAATTGATAACACTAATCATCAGCAATACGAAAACATTGTTCAAAGCCACCTAGGACCGACACAATAACATTGTTAAACCGTTAACATATTCAATTCTTTCCAAACATCTCAACTGGAAAGCTGTATAAACAGATCATATTAACATCACCATCATCCTCCTGGAATCGCACAAAATCACACCTCTAACTTATCTAGTAACCAAGCAACATCCGGGAAGCAAGCGTACTGCCCAGAAAACAGCCCtcacttacaaaaaaaaagatcaatTACATCCGACAAACCATTACATCGAATCATCAAAAAGAAATCCAAGTCTCAACTTCATATCGACGGAATCAACAGATCTAGGCAACAGACCAGAATTCCATTCACATTTCAAATCATCCAATCAGAAAACTGGAATCAATACATCAACCGCTAATCCAAATCCGATCTTCCACAAATTTCGACAAGTAAAGctaagaaaaattggaaataacTGAAAACCAAACTCAATTACTACTTCAACATTCAGAAAAAGAACAAGTAACAGACAGAGGGAGAGATCGGGAGGTGAAGATACCATCGAAACGCTCTTCGAAGAAGACCTTAGCGGAGGCGCAGGCGAAGAGGAGGCCGAGAGCAAGGCATAGAGAGAGAAAGCTAGGGTTTATTCTCCGCTGCTGCGACGCCATGGCTGATCGAGAAAGAAGAATTTCAGAGTGAGGACTGAGGCACTGcaaaaatgagagagagaaagagagtcctatttataatttgattttgatgggGTTTCCCATTGGGTTTTACGCTGAAGGAAGATTTTGGGCGGAATCTGACGTGGTTCCATTTGATTACGTGGTCCAATTATTATAAGCCACGTATGATCAGAGTGTCACTTCTGCGACGTGGCTTTTTGTTATTGGGAACCACCACGACTTTGAACGCCCAGGCCTGCTTCGGCAGATGCAGGCACTGGATTCATCTGTGTAATGACGGATTAGCCCTTCTCCTGGGGTTTTAGGAGATTTTCCACGTCAGACTTAAATCCTaacttgcttttttttttttaattatttagataaagacaatgaaaaaaaatttaaatgggGTTACTTTTAATTTTTCAGAAGGTTTGACACGGGATAGAATGGAACCAGCAAACTTTTTATTCTAGacgaagaaaaaaaacaaagaagtgGGGTTAAAATGTGGAATATCAAATTTGACTTGTTTATTTATCGAAACAAGATTGAACGAGCTTTTTCGAGTTTGAAATTTATCGAACATATAATGCTATGCAAATTTAAGTTGATTAATTGGTGAATCAAGTTTGAACAACCTCGTATCAATTTGAATTTGATTCGAGTATTGAGTGAGTTAAATTCGATTTGATTCGATTCGATTTGTTGAATAAAATTTTTCTTGTAGAAGCTAATTCATTATATGAGGAAAATAATTTGTAACGAATCCGAGTCATTGAAGATAAATATTGTGCATCAAATTGGTTTATCTTTACGGGTTAGATTTGGATTTTCTGGTTCAAAGTGTAGATTTCTTTAGATTACTTTAAATTAAAATGCAATCCAAGTATTTCTCAAATTAGAATCAACCACActtttttgatttaattgatGACTGATTTGGACGAAGATTtttgaaaatgcaattttttgttTACTTATTCGCTAAATGGTTTCTCGATCTAGATTTCATGTGTTTCTAATGATTCATGGACCTCATTCCATAGACATGAGGAATGCTTAACACCAGCGTGAACTAAAGTTtccaaaattaatattttacctaaagtgtaatttttgacTTTTAGATCTACCACTAATAACTTAATGCAATTACTTGACAGTTGTTGAATGAATTTTAAAGGGTTTTTTCAATAGACATTCGTTAACCACACTTAAAATTCACGTAACCTACTCcatatatacacatactaataattattgagtaaatcttatatacactgacagtgtatacactatcaccgtttgattcatgacatgtgtgcaatagttaaatttcaaattcaaatttggcatatttatcattcatccaacgctaCATTGTCAGtttaggaaagattaatccataatTATTACCTTTTATTGCAGGGAAAATACCGGttttcatccccaaactttgggcacaagacacatttcgtccctcaTCTTTTGGGCATGACACATTTGGTGTCTGAATTAACAATTTTTTATCAAATGTCATCCTCAAACGGCAATTTAACCAACATTTAACGGACCGTTAAGTAAATGTGGCTAACCGAAGCAAAATCAGATGGAAAATGACGTTGTGTTCATTTCCTCTGCAAATTTCCAAGACTAAGCTCCTACTGCAAATTTCTCCGAGAGTAAACCCCCTCCtccaattataaatatataattataattatataatacatataaatattacttatactaatattttatataattataatgtatattagatattaaatttaatcattatATAACCTTATattcataataataaatataattataattatataatttattgatattatatactcatatatattataagggataatttcataaacctcccctaaattagcttatggaaaaatgggaaaatggataatttatggagaaaagccataaagagctggtgttttattggagaactggtttatttttattttatctgataaataaatttgtttatgaaaaaatgggtactctgttcttataatagaggaaagccataaagagctgaagttttattggaaaatgagtttatttttattttattcgataaataaatttatttatgaaaaaatgggtactctgttcttataatggaggaaagccctAAAGAGCTAGTCTTTTATGGGAAAGCGATACTTTACAGAAAGTGAccgcgatttggtttatgaaattatccaaaaaaacaatttagaatgaatttgtttatttaattaaataattattatatatatttacataatgcattatataattatactaatatattttatGAGTATaaagtatattatatattaattataatttttagtatatttatcataataaatataaatataattatataatatattattactatatacacatatatattaaaatatatgcacatataatatacatttataaatatatatataaatatattattaggGTATATACCCTAATAACTATAATATATTTAGGGTAATAACTATAATAACTATAATAACCCTAATAACTCTAATATATTTAGGGTAATaactataatatatttttatatatatatttataaatatatattgtatgtgcatatatttataatatatatgtgtgtatagtaataatatattatataattataattatatttattattataaatatgcTAATATATACTaaaaagggttaaaaacaaaaaagccccctgtgataaacctaatacacagaaaagccccccatggtttcaaaatatacaacacgacccctcatgctttgaactaaattgtaaaggtgacggaatccgttaaacttaacggaaatgacatattggaacctaaaaaaaattttttatacctaatttttatcaaatatacctattctaccccttaactctcaattctctctacttagaaaataaaataaatgattttttgagctgtttttttgttgaattatatcagggtattttggtcattttgaccatttccgttaagtttaacggattccgtcacctttacaatttagttcaaagcatgaggggtcgtgttgtatattttgaaaccatggggggcttttctgtgtattaggtttatcacagggggtttttttgttttttaccctactaaaaattataattaatatataatatactttataatcatataatatattagtataattaatatttatatatataatatagttataattatatattttataataatattagtataattatataatgcattatataaatatatatataataattatttaattaaataaacaaattcattctaatttttttttggataatttcataaaccaaatcgcggtcactttctataaagcatcacttttcCATAAAAGACTAGCTCTTTAGggttttcctccattataagaacagagtacccattttttcataaataaatttatttattgaataaaataaaaataaactcgtTTTCGAATAAAActtcagctctttatggctttcttctattataagaacagagtacccattttttcataaacaaatttatttatcggataaaataaaaataaaccagttctccaataaaacaccagctctttacgacttttctccataaattatccattttcccatttttccataagctaatttaggggaggtttctgaaattatcccttataatatatatgtgtatataatattaataaattagataattataattatatttattattatgaatataaaattatataatgattagatttaatatctaatatacattataattatataaaatattagtataagtaatatttatatgtattatataattataattatatatttataattggaAGAGGGGGTTTACTCTCAGAGAAATTTGCAGTAGGAGCTTAGTCTTGGAAATTTGCAGAGGAAGTTgttgaagtgaaagaaaaagggaaagtgAAGACAACGTCATTTTTTCACCTGATTTTGCTTCAAATAGCCACATTTACTTAACGGTCCGTTAAAGGTTGGCTAAATTGCCGTTTGAGGATGACATTTGGTCAAAAATTGTTAATTCAGACACCAAATGTGTCAAGCCCGAAAGAtgagggacgaaatgtgtcttgtgcccaaagtttggggatgaaaaccggtattttcccttttattgcaTTTATcactttttctatttaatcttacctagtctcccttttatttatttacttttcttaatcaatcttatattttcaaaaatatgatACTTGAAATATATCTTAACGAGACAGattcaattttaaaaaaagaacaATTATGGTCCATCAGTGTACCACTAATATCCGATTAAGAGACAAAGGAATACAAAATTAAGTATGGTACCCTAAGAGCTTAAAGAAACAAGTacaaaagttcaaaatttataataaaattagaccttgtttggattgttaaTTTtcgtaaaaaaaaattctctttaacacattttcaatcactttttttacctcacatacattacatcgttacagtatattttttcatttctccAAGATAATTACTCCAATTAGTAGTTTTCTtgcaaattaataatttttgtcTTAAGATAAGATCATTGCTCTCTTGCAAGTATCAATCTTATTAGTTATAGGATATAAAAACATTCATGTTTCTTTTTCTAatactgatttagctttaaAACGAATATTTTTATACACCATTAGACGTAGGGATTGGCTGTTAATGCAAATCCGCAAAAGGGTACTGACTCTGTTTTGAAAGCGTGAACTTATTGTTTGGTTTTCTTGATCTAGTCTCGTCAGATTTCCACGTCTCCTAATTCCTAAACCAAAATGACAATTCGAATTCAAGCACATGCTTCACACCATTTTAGATTACTTTGGTACTTTTGAGAAGATTGATACTCACTCCACCCTATTTTATTGAAAATgttatactttttatttttacttttgatTTATCTTTTCAATGTTATATTTCAtatgaaattcaaatttaaaatttgaattttcgAGAATAATTGTAAAACCAAATTCATTAACATCACTATCGATccactatttttaaaaaaagttacAATTTCAATATACGACAAACAttttgggacggagggagtataattCAAGGGG contains:
- the LOC113760829 gene encoding calreticulin, producing MASQQRRINPSFLSLCLALGLLFACASAKVFFEERFDDGWEKRWVKSDWKKEDNTAGEWNYTAGKWHGDPNDKGIQTSEDYRFYAISAEFPEFSNKDKTLVFQFSVKHEQKLDCGGGYMKLLSGDVDQKKFGGDSPYSIMFGPDICGYTTKKVHAILNYNETNHLIKKDVPCETDQLTHVYTFILRPDATYSILIDNVEKQTGSLYSDWDLLPLKKIKDPEAKKPEDWDDKEYIPDPEDKKPEGYDDIPKEIPDPDAKKPEDWDDEEDGEWTAPTIPNPEYKGPWKAKKIKNPNYKGKWKAPLIDNPEFKDDADLYVYPNLKYVGIELWQVKSGTLFDNVLVSDDPEYAKKLAEETWGKHKDAEKAAFDEAEKKREEEEAKDDPVDSDAEEGDDDDAADEADSDDADTKSETKEDVTAAAEENVKDEL